From the Mycobacterium sp. 155 genome, the window CCCGGCGCGTCGATCCGGCCACCGACCGGATGAGCGACGTCGTGGTCGAGATGTCCTTCGCCGAACCGGATCTCACCGCGCGTCTGCTCAACGCACCCGTACCGGTGACCGAGGTGCTGGCCGCGACAACGGCCCGCGCGCTGACCGAGTGGCGCCGCCGGCGCGGCCAGCCGACCCCGGCGCCGTTGCTCGCGCTGGAAACCTACGGGCGGTCGGACGCCGTGCTCTCGGCAGGTCTCGGTGGCGAAGACCGCGACGTCGACACCGGGGATACCGCCGGCTTGCTCAGCATGATCTATCCGCTGCGTCTGACCGCCGACGATGCTCGCGGCGTCGCGGCCGAGGTCGCCGCCATCCCCGGCGATCCGATCGACTTCGGTCTGCTCCGCCACTTGCGGGAAGACACCGCCGAGCGGCTTGGTGTTCACCGGGATCCGCAGATCCTGCTGAATTACCTGGGCCGCATCGCACTCGACTCGGCGGACAATGCTCTGCAGCAGGATCGGTCCCTGACGGCGAAAGTGTCGCCGGTACCCGAACCCAATGTCGCGATCCGCCACGAACTGACCATCTTGGCCGCGGTGATCGACCGCGGCGGGGCCGCCGTACTCGGCACCCAGTGGCGTACCCTGCCCGACATCCTGTCCGGCGCCGATATCGCTGCGCTGCAGGCGATCTGGCTGGATGCCCTGCGAGAGGTGACCGCGTGAGCACTCCGAGGCGCACACTGGCCGTGATCGGTGCGGGCCCCAAGGCGATCGCGGTGGCGGCCAAAGCCGCCGAGCTGCGGGCCATGGGCCTGAGCGCTCCCGACGTCGTCGTCGTCGAACGCGCCGGCGTCGCGGCCAACTGGCAGGCCATCGGCGGCTGGACCGACGGGCAGCACCGGCTGGGCACCAGCCCGGAAAAAGACGTCGGCTTCCCGTACCGGTCCTCGTTGGTACCTCGTCGCAATGCCGAACTCGACGAACGTATGGTGCGGCACAGCTGGCAGTCGTACCTGATCGGCATCGGCCACTTCGCCGAGTGGATCGATCGGGGTCGCCCGGCACCCACCCATCGCCGCTGGAGCCAATACCTGAACTGGGTGGCCGACAACATCGGTATGACCGTGGTGTCCGGTGAGGTAACCGAGATCGGCGTCGACGACAGCCAGACCGCTTGGGTGTTGCGCACCCATGACGACACCGTGCGGGTCGACGCGGTCATGGTCACCGGCCCGGGACAGGCGGAAAAGGCCATCCTGCCGGGCAATCCGAGAGTGCTGTCCATCGCCCAGTTCTGGCATCGCGCCGCGGCGCAGGAACTCATCTCCGCCGAACGGGTGGCGGTGATCGGCGGCGGCGAGACCGCGGCGACCATGCTCAACGAGCTGTTCCGCCACCGGGTTTCGACCATCACCGTGATCTCGCCGCAGATCACGCTGTTCACCCGCGGCGAGGGATTCTTCGAGAACACGCTGTATTCGGACCCCACCCATTGGTCCGGCCTGACCCTGTCGGAACGCCGCGATGCCATCAACCGCACCGATCGGGGGGTGTTCTCGGCACGGGTCCAGGAGGCGCTCCTGGCCGACGACCGCATCCGCCATCTGCGCGGCCGCGTCGCACATGCCGTCGGCCGCGACGACCGCATCCGGTTGACGCTGCTCAGCGACAAGGGTGCTGAACGGCTGGAGACCGTGCACGGATTCGACCTCGTGATCGACGGATCGGGCGCTGACGCACTGTGGTTCGTCCCGCTGCTGGCCCAGGACGCCCTCGACATGCTGGAGCTCGGTCTGGGGTGCCCGCTGACGTCGGAGAGCCTGCAGGATTCGATCGGCAACGATCTCGCGGTCTCCGGGGTGAACCCGAAGTTGTTCC encodes:
- the mbtG gene encoding NADPH-dependent L-lysine N(6)-monooxygenase MbtG; this encodes MSTPRRTLAVIGAGPKAIAVAAKAAELRAMGLSAPDVVVVERAGVAANWQAIGGWTDGQHRLGTSPEKDVGFPYRSSLVPRRNAELDERMVRHSWQSYLIGIGHFAEWIDRGRPAPTHRRWSQYLNWVADNIGMTVVSGEVTEIGVDDSQTAWVLRTHDDTVRVDAVMVTGPGQAEKAILPGNPRVLSIAQFWHRAAAQELISAERVAVIGGGETAATMLNELFRHRVSTITVISPQITLFTRGEGFFENTLYSDPTHWSGLTLSERRDAINRTDRGVFSARVQEALLADDRIRHLRGRVAHAVGRDDRIRLTLLSDKGAERLETVHGFDLVIDGSGADALWFVPLLAQDALDMLELGLGCPLTSESLQDSIGNDLAVSGVNPKLFLPGLAGLNQGPGFPNLSCLGLLSDRVLAADLGAHSATTERSTRSTDEHQSVR